One genomic window of Aquisalimonas sp. 2447 includes the following:
- a CDS encoding proline racemase family protein yields MRSSDNLRRLRLVDVDVGGDLHRIVLDGVAPAPGRFVRERMDYMEGKADGLRRLLITEPFGYESMCVDLVMPASMPEAQLGFVIMEVMGYPYYSGSNTIATTAAVLEAGLIPMEEGSQTVRLESPAGVNTVVAHNENGRVRSVTTQGGAAFIQAAEQAVEVPGLGTVAYDLAWSGGYYLLVDATALGFVINEANVDGMTEVAARIVRAVQDGFSHRHPELGDVGLPRFLHFMGPLEEQPDGSIRTRSATYGHPGVIWHCPTGTGTSARMARMANAGVLQPGTVFETVSPWGNAFRGVITGHTRVGDFPAIDNTITADPYPMAYMDLTVDVDAPMLRQYELDHVLNRRVGDADH; encoded by the coding sequence ATGCGTTCCAGCGACAATCTCCGCCGCCTGCGCCTGGTGGACGTGGACGTCGGCGGCGATCTCCACCGTATCGTTCTTGACGGCGTGGCGCCGGCACCCGGCCGCTTTGTCCGTGAACGCATGGACTACATGGAAGGCAAGGCCGATGGCCTGCGCCGGCTTCTGATCACCGAGCCCTTCGGCTACGAGAGCATGTGCGTCGATCTGGTGATGCCCGCATCCATGCCGGAGGCGCAGCTCGGGTTCGTGATCATGGAGGTGATGGGGTATCCGTACTACTCCGGCTCCAACACCATCGCCACCACCGCGGCAGTGCTCGAGGCGGGGCTGATCCCCATGGAGGAGGGCAGCCAGACCGTCCGCCTGGAATCCCCCGCCGGGGTGAACACCGTGGTGGCGCATAACGAGAACGGCCGTGTCCGCTCGGTGACGACGCAGGGCGGAGCGGCCTTCATTCAGGCGGCGGAACAGGCAGTGGAGGTGCCGGGGCTCGGCACGGTCGCGTACGACCTTGCCTGGAGTGGGGGGTATTACCTCCTGGTGGATGCGACCGCCCTGGGGTTCGTGATCAACGAGGCCAACGTGGATGGCATGACCGAGGTCGCCGCTCGCATTGTGCGTGCGGTGCAGGACGGCTTCAGCCATCGCCATCCGGAACTCGGCGACGTGGGGCTACCGCGGTTTCTCCATTTCATGGGGCCACTGGAAGAACAGCCTGACGGCTCCATCCGCACCCGGTCGGCGACCTACGGCCACCCCGGTGTGATCTGGCATTGCCCCACGGGCACCGGGACCTCCGCTCGCATGGCCCGCATGGCGAATGCGGGGGTTCTTCAGCCGGGAACCGTGTTCGAGACGGTTTCCCCCTGGGGGAATGCGTTCCGCGGTGTGATCACGGGCCACACCCGCGTTGGCGATTTCCCGGCCATCGACAACACCATCACCGCTGACCCCTATCCCATGGCCTACATGGACCTCACCGTGGATGTGGATGCGCCGATGCTGCGCCAGTACGAGCTGGATCACGTGCTCAACCGGCGTGTCGGTGATGCGGACCACTGA
- a CDS encoding tetratricopeptide repeat protein, with protein sequence MAAHRLTAVVGSALLLAATISLATEPRIERADRIDRTPDEYPDALAEYYGVNADDPMQAELEAAIRDYYFLYDDRRDGLIDRFRDLAEGGCAHAMYYYALFTPEGADSDAHTRKWMRKGVKHGSTRALYLLGGSYQHGAYGMGPRGQYEEAEKWLRKAAEQGSPEAMAALASMHTRNKVDVERDALRIYGYKWYTLAIHRLPPSTTHPAYGMGSDHDTRARLQRIRDNRLAPRMSDDAIAQAERLVEEWEEAHDHVRRMPEEAEDIDAPLPVWLRAIEGPCDR encoded by the coding sequence ATGGCTGCACATCGCCTCACCGCTGTCGTGGGCAGCGCGCTGCTGCTCGCCGCCACCATCAGCCTCGCCACCGAGCCCCGCATCGAGCGCGCCGACCGCATTGACCGCACACCGGATGAGTACCCGGACGCCCTGGCCGAGTACTACGGCGTCAACGCCGACGACCCCATGCAGGCCGAACTCGAGGCCGCCATCCGCGATTACTACTTCCTCTATGACGACCGACGCGACGGCCTCATCGACCGCTTCCGCGATCTCGCCGAGGGCGGCTGCGCCCACGCCATGTATTACTACGCCCTGTTCACCCCCGAAGGAGCGGACTCCGACGCGCATACCCGGAAGTGGATGCGCAAGGGTGTGAAACACGGCAGTACGCGCGCACTGTACCTCCTGGGAGGGTCCTACCAGCACGGCGCGTATGGCATGGGCCCGCGCGGCCAGTACGAGGAGGCCGAGAAGTGGTTGCGAAAGGCTGCCGAGCAGGGGAGTCCCGAAGCCATGGCGGCACTTGCCTCCATGCACACCCGCAACAAGGTCGACGTGGAGCGGGACGCCCTGCGCATCTACGGCTATAAGTGGTACACACTGGCCATCCATCGCCTGCCCCCCTCCACCACACACCCCGCCTACGGCATGGGCTCCGATCACGACACCCGTGCCCGCCTCCAGCGCATCCGCGACAACCGGCTGGCACCGCGAATGAGTGATGACGCGATCGCCCAGGCGGAGCGCCTGGTCGAAGAATGGGAAGAGGCCCATGACCATGTCCGCCGCATGCCCGAAGAGGCCGAGGACATCGATGCCCCGCTACCCGTTTGGCTACGGGCCATCGAAGGGCCGTGCGACCGCTAG
- a CDS encoding type VI secretion system tube protein Hcp, which translates to MSIFMNYTGIKGEATDDSHKDWLDVDQIQWGVRRNITSASSTKSDRESANAEITDLTLTRRMDKATPSLFMEACCGKGKDVVIHLTKTGDGAGSDVFMEYTLKNALMSNYSVSAKSQDEDRPSESITISFVEMEVKYTPYDDDGNAEAAIAVGYDTATNTKR; encoded by the coding sequence ATGTCGATTTTCATGAATTACACCGGCATCAAGGGTGAAGCCACGGACGACAGCCACAAGGACTGGCTGGATGTGGATCAGATCCAGTGGGGCGTGCGCCGGAACATCACGTCCGCCTCATCCACCAAGAGTGATCGCGAGTCGGCGAACGCCGAGATTACCGACCTCACGCTGACGCGCCGCATGGACAAGGCAACCCCGAGCCTGTTCATGGAAGCGTGCTGCGGCAAGGGCAAGGACGTGGTGATCCACCTGACCAAGACCGGCGACGGTGCGGGCTCGGATGTGTTCATGGAATACACGCTGAAGAACGCGCTGATGAGCAACTACTCTGTCTCGGCCAAGAGCCAGGACGAGGATCGCCCGTCGGAATCGATCACCATCAGCTTCGTCGAAATGGAGGTCAAGTACACTCCGTACGATGACGATGGTAACGCCGAAGCTGCGATCGCCGTGGGCTACGATACCGCGACCAACACCAAGCGGTAA
- the tssH gene encoding type VI secretion system ATPase TssH: MELEQLIKHMTPACRELFEQAVSAAASRSHRAVEIEHWLDRAAQRDAPDVRELLAVADVEVGQLHADVQAAMERLRTGHSGFPAISSEVTRLLFEGWMAASSEFQCLEIRASHLVLALARNDALRVRASGISTELAKLDEAQLRDRCAPLFEPAASAAAPVDQGGTSALDQFTVDLTEQARRHRIDPVVGREREIRQMIDVLCRRRQNNPILTGEAGVGKTAVVEGLARRIVSGEVPEALRGVSLRSLDVGLLQAGAGVKGEFENRLKNVIREVQNAPAPVILFIDEAHTLIGAGNQSGSADAANLLKPALARGELRTIAATTWREYKKYVEGDAALTRRFQVVHVEEPTREQAVVMLREFAPHLEAHHGVEIMDEAITAAVHLSARYIPARQLPDKCVSLLDTACARVNLSQNSAPGMLEDLQQRADAHRTELERLRREHAMGAEHLEPILALEQEADRIASEQETLAARWQREQELTAALRDLKRRLHESSQRNEDVEETDAATADAPETLRRHLQDKRRELASQQGETPLLHERVDAQVVASVIADWTGIPVGRMQVDEIHGVLGLREAMQQRVVGQDHALNAVVRTMQTARSKLGDPRRPLGVFLLVGPSGVGKTETALALAEQLYGSDDAMTVINMSEFKEEHKVSMLTGSPPGYVGYGEGGVLTEAVRRRPYSVVLLDEMEKAHPGVQDIFYQVFDKGSLRDGEGRDIDFTNTVIVMTTNTASEQIHRLADDPDTCPEPEGLVEAIRPALAEVYKPAFLGRVDVIPYYPLGQAAMAEIVRLQLAAIQNRVRDNYDAALDYTPALLDHIIQRCRQSDTGARQISAAINQTLLPAISDRLLRHLAQGGTVADINVDVDANDGFCIQVHSADDAGAPHPTPQEREERGFLLSSDGGVADGRYKKERA, encoded by the coding sequence ATGGAACTGGAACAACTCATCAAGCACATGACCCCCGCCTGCCGGGAGCTGTTCGAGCAGGCCGTGAGCGCCGCGGCCTCGCGTTCGCACCGCGCCGTCGAGATCGAGCACTGGCTGGATCGGGCCGCGCAGCGCGATGCCCCCGACGTGCGCGAACTCCTGGCAGTGGCCGACGTCGAGGTCGGGCAATTACACGCGGATGTCCAGGCCGCCATGGAGCGGCTGCGCACCGGCCACTCCGGCTTTCCGGCCATCTCCAGTGAGGTGACGCGGTTGCTGTTCGAAGGCTGGATGGCGGCCTCGTCGGAGTTCCAGTGCCTTGAAATCCGTGCTTCGCACCTGGTGCTGGCCCTGGCCCGGAACGATGCACTGAGAGTGCGCGCCAGCGGGATCTCCACTGAGCTGGCAAAACTGGACGAGGCGCAGCTTCGCGACCGCTGCGCACCGCTGTTCGAGCCGGCGGCGTCCGCCGCTGCTCCCGTGGACCAGGGTGGCACCTCGGCCCTGGATCAGTTCACCGTGGACCTCACCGAGCAGGCCCGCCGCCACCGCATCGATCCGGTGGTCGGGCGTGAGCGGGAGATCCGGCAGATGATCGACGTGCTCTGTCGGCGGCGTCAGAACAACCCCATCCTCACGGGGGAGGCCGGCGTCGGCAAGACCGCCGTGGTGGAAGGGCTTGCCCGGCGCATCGTCAGCGGCGAGGTGCCGGAGGCGCTCCGCGGCGTGTCGTTGCGGAGCCTGGATGTTGGCCTCCTGCAGGCGGGCGCGGGCGTGAAGGGCGAGTTCGAGAACCGCCTGAAGAATGTCATCCGTGAAGTCCAGAACGCACCCGCGCCGGTCATCCTGTTCATCGACGAGGCGCACACGCTCATTGGCGCCGGCAATCAATCAGGCAGCGCGGACGCCGCCAACCTGCTCAAGCCGGCGCTGGCGCGCGGGGAGCTGCGCACCATCGCCGCCACCACCTGGCGCGAGTACAAGAAGTACGTCGAAGGCGATGCCGCGCTGACCCGCCGGTTCCAGGTGGTCCACGTGGAGGAGCCCACCCGGGAGCAGGCGGTGGTGATGCTGCGCGAGTTCGCCCCGCACCTGGAAGCCCACCACGGTGTCGAGATCATGGACGAGGCCATCACCGCCGCGGTTCACCTCTCCGCCCGTTACATCCCGGCCCGGCAGCTGCCGGACAAGTGCGTGAGCCTGCTGGATACCGCCTGCGCACGAGTCAATCTCAGCCAGAACAGTGCGCCGGGCATGCTGGAGGATTTGCAGCAACGGGCCGATGCCCATCGCACCGAGCTGGAGCGGCTGCGCCGCGAGCACGCCATGGGGGCGGAGCACCTGGAGCCGATTCTCGCCCTGGAGCAGGAGGCGGATCGTATCGCCTCGGAGCAGGAGACCCTGGCGGCCCGATGGCAGCGGGAGCAGGAGCTCACCGCCGCACTGCGCGATCTCAAGCGCCGGCTCCACGAGAGCAGCCAGCGGAACGAAGACGTCGAGGAGACAGACGCGGCGACGGCCGACGCACCGGAGACACTGCGGCGGCATCTCCAGGACAAACGCCGCGAACTCGCCAGCCAACAGGGGGAGACGCCCCTGCTGCATGAGCGGGTGGATGCCCAGGTGGTCGCCAGCGTCATTGCCGACTGGACCGGCATTCCCGTGGGCCGCATGCAGGTGGACGAGATCCACGGCGTGCTCGGACTGCGCGAGGCGATGCAGCAGCGGGTTGTGGGCCAGGATCACGCCCTGAACGCCGTGGTCCGGACCATGCAGACCGCCCGCAGCAAACTCGGCGATCCGCGCCGGCCGCTGGGCGTGTTCCTGCTCGTCGGCCCTAGCGGCGTGGGCAAGACAGAGACGGCACTGGCCCTGGCCGAGCAGCTCTATGGCTCGGACGACGCCATGACGGTCATCAACATGTCCGAGTTCAAGGAAGAGCACAAGGTCTCCATGCTCACGGGATCGCCCCCCGGTTACGTGGGTTACGGCGAGGGCGGCGTGCTCACCGAGGCCGTGCGCCGGCGCCCCTACAGCGTGGTCCTGCTGGATGAAATGGAAAAGGCCCACCCGGGCGTGCAGGACATCTTCTACCAGGTCTTCGACAAGGGCAGCCTGCGGGATGGCGAAGGGCGGGACATCGACTTCACCAACACGGTGATCGTCATGACTACCAACACCGCCAGCGAGCAGATCCACCGCCTCGCTGACGACCCGGACACCTGCCCGGAACCCGAGGGTTTGGTGGAGGCCATCCGACCCGCACTGGCGGAGGTGTACAAACCGGCGTTCCTGGGGCGGGTGGACGTCATCCCGTACTACCCGCTGGGCCAGGCGGCCATGGCTGAGATCGTGCGTCTTCAGCTCGCTGCCATCCAGAACCGCGTGCGGGATAACTACGACGCTGCGCTGGATTACACGCCGGCACTGCTTGACCACATCATCCAGCGCTGCCGCCAGAGCGACACTGGCGCACGCCAGATCAGCGCCGCCATCAACCAGACACTGCTCCCCGCGATCTCCGACCGCCTGCTGCGCCATCTGGCACAGGGCGGAACCGTCGCGGACATCAATGTGGACGTGGACGCCAACGATGGTTTCTGCATCCAGGTGCACAGTGCCGATGACGCCGGGGCGCCGCACCCCACACCCCAGGAGCGCGAGGAGCGAGGATTCTTATTGTCGTCCGACGGTGGAGTTGCCGACGGGCGATATAAGAAGGAGCGAGCCTGA
- the tssG gene encoding type VI secretion system baseplate subunit TssG, whose protein sequence is MATAQRQPATGLVDNPDELAPAQGEFFAAVRLAQRFARRHDADYDRPAIGGDRHPAREPLRFRAVQSAAFPVAAVESAERVEDGDGLRYFLDVSFMGLTGPSGALPQHYTTLAVTRLRQRDRALADFFDLFNHRLLSLYYRAWARACPAVQAEDAGFDYAANSMTRALNAMAGQPRSRSDERVLYYAGQYARSCRSSTSLEHLVADWLGRPVNVETFVGQWLPLRDRDRVRLGRAGRASGMRLGEGLISGRRFWDVQSRIRLHLGPMSDQEFEALLPGNNGHEELRHLLRAFVPAHLDVELCIRITGGEGPPRRLGNGAALGRTAWLGSAGAGDRCARVRMDTC, encoded by the coding sequence ATGGCCACCGCGCAGCGGCAGCCAGCCACTGGTCTAGTGGACAACCCGGACGAGCTCGCCCCGGCGCAGGGGGAGTTCTTCGCGGCCGTGCGGCTGGCGCAGCGGTTCGCACGCCGCCACGATGCCGACTACGATCGCCCGGCCATTGGCGGCGACCGTCATCCGGCGCGGGAGCCACTGCGCTTCCGCGCAGTGCAGTCCGCCGCGTTCCCGGTGGCGGCGGTGGAGAGCGCAGAGCGGGTCGAGGACGGCGACGGACTGCGCTATTTCCTGGACGTGAGTTTCATGGGGCTCACGGGTCCCTCCGGCGCGCTGCCGCAGCACTACACCACGCTGGCGGTGACGCGACTACGCCAGCGCGACCGGGCACTGGCGGACTTTTTCGACCTCTTCAACCATCGCCTGCTGTCGCTCTACTACCGCGCCTGGGCGCGGGCGTGTCCGGCGGTGCAGGCGGAAGATGCCGGGTTTGACTACGCCGCCAACTCGATGACCCGGGCGCTGAACGCCATGGCCGGGCAGCCCCGATCACGGTCCGACGAACGGGTGCTGTACTACGCGGGGCAGTACGCCCGTTCATGCCGCTCGTCGACGAGCCTGGAGCACCTGGTGGCGGATTGGCTTGGCCGGCCCGTGAACGTGGAAACGTTCGTGGGGCAGTGGTTGCCGTTGCGTGACCGTGATCGCGTTCGGCTCGGCCGTGCCGGGCGGGCGTCGGGCATGCGGCTGGGAGAAGGCCTGATCAGCGGGCGGCGATTCTGGGATGTCCAGAGCCGCATTCGACTGCACCTGGGGCCGATGAGTGATCAGGAGTTCGAAGCCCTGCTGCCGGGGAACAACGGGCACGAGGAACTCCGTCATCTGTTGCGGGCCTTCGTCCCCGCGCATCTGGACGTGGAACTCTGCATCCGTATCACCGGTGGGGAAGGACCGCCGCGCCGGCTCGGCAACGGAGCGGCCCTGGGGCGCACGGCCTGGCTTGGCAGCGCCGGGGCAGGCGATCGCTGCGCGCGGGTGCGCATGGACACGTGTTGA
- the tssF gene encoding type VI secretion system baseplate subunit TssF, protein MDDMLLSYYNRELGYLRRMGAEFAERHPKIAGRLRLDEEVVEDPHVSRLIESFAFLTSRIRQRLDDSFPEVAQALMGLLYPDYHAPVPSMAIARMRPTPDLTEPLTVPAGTELTVHGHPAGACRYRTSYTTRVEPLQVVRPRFSGRPFKAPVTPGSAAARGNQAVLALTLEANTGVALGEVAPERLRLFLNGQPQLTFRLHEYLFRHATGIAVARHANDPEPLFLGSDHLRLCGLDEDSAVLPLGGRSLNAHRLLTEYFAFPEKFLFVELAGLQQALQPFEASAEIFIYFDQSHPELVQGVTDGVLVPGCTPVANLFETAIEPLPAAGFGHEAPLTVHSRSDPHADVHTVEELQVRRPDGTRVDLLPFYGGRQRTEDNEAGVYWHARREHSSWQKGCVSHGIDTYLSLVDPAFRVTTPEEGWVITGRALCTNRDMPDRLPFGPGEPALRLRKGGAPLTLDCITPPTASIRPQLDDAARWQLVTQLSLQHFAGDDGVQVLRDTLNLYDFGQAPGNRSAIEGITGLRTRPTTARIMRQGRAALAQGTRIELELDEAFYSGSGVYLFTAVLNEFFAQCCTVNSFTELCVRVRQRPGREIQWPPRSGSQPLV, encoded by the coding sequence ATGGATGACATGCTGCTCTCCTACTACAACCGCGAGCTGGGCTATCTGCGTCGCATGGGGGCAGAATTCGCCGAGCGCCACCCGAAGATCGCCGGGCGGCTGCGCCTGGACGAAGAGGTGGTCGAGGACCCGCACGTTTCGCGGCTCATCGAGTCCTTCGCATTCCTGACCTCGCGCATCCGCCAGCGCCTGGACGACAGTTTTCCGGAAGTGGCGCAGGCGCTGATGGGGCTGTTGTACCCCGACTACCACGCGCCGGTCCCGTCCATGGCCATCGCGCGCATGCGGCCGACGCCGGACCTGACCGAGCCGCTGACGGTGCCTGCGGGCACCGAACTGACAGTCCACGGCCATCCGGCCGGTGCCTGCCGGTACCGGACAAGCTACACCACCCGGGTGGAGCCGCTACAGGTAGTTCGCCCCCGTTTCTCCGGACGCCCCTTCAAGGCACCGGTGACGCCAGGGTCGGCGGCCGCCCGTGGCAATCAGGCAGTTCTTGCCCTTACCCTGGAGGCCAACACCGGCGTCGCTCTGGGTGAGGTGGCACCCGAGCGGCTGCGGTTGTTCCTCAACGGCCAGCCGCAGCTGACGTTCCGCCTGCACGAGTACCTGTTCCGCCATGCCACGGGGATCGCCGTGGCCCGTCATGCCAACGACCCGGAGCCGTTGTTCCTCGGCTCCGACCATCTGCGGCTGTGCGGGCTGGACGAAGACAGTGCGGTGCTGCCGCTGGGTGGCCGCTCCCTGAACGCCCACCGCCTGCTCACGGAGTACTTTGCGTTCCCGGAGAAGTTCCTGTTCGTGGAACTCGCCGGCCTGCAACAGGCGTTGCAACCGTTCGAAGCGAGCGCAGAGATCTTCATCTACTTCGACCAGAGCCATCCGGAACTGGTGCAGGGCGTGACCGACGGTGTACTCGTGCCCGGGTGCACCCCCGTGGCGAACCTGTTCGAGACTGCCATCGAGCCGTTGCCGGCCGCCGGTTTCGGCCACGAAGCGCCGCTCACGGTGCACTCCCGTTCCGATCCCCACGCGGATGTTCACACCGTGGAAGAGCTGCAGGTTCGCCGCCCGGACGGTACCCGGGTGGATCTGCTGCCGTTCTATGGCGGCCGCCAGCGCACCGAGGATAACGAAGCCGGGGTCTACTGGCACGCGAGGCGCGAGCACAGCAGTTGGCAGAAGGGCTGTGTCAGCCACGGCATCGATACCTATCTGTCACTGGTGGACCCGGCCTTCCGGGTCACCACCCCCGAAGAGGGGTGGGTGATTACGGGCCGGGCGTTGTGCACGAACCGCGATATGCCGGACCGGCTGCCATTCGGCCCGGGCGAGCCGGCGCTGCGGCTTCGCAAGGGTGGCGCGCCGTTGACGCTGGACTGCATCACACCGCCCACGGCCAGCATCCGACCCCAGCTGGACGATGCTGCCCGCTGGCAGTTGGTCACGCAGTTGTCACTGCAGCATTTCGCCGGCGACGACGGCGTCCAGGTGCTGCGGGACACCTTGAATCTCTACGACTTCGGGCAGGCGCCGGGCAATCGTTCCGCCATCGAGGGCATCACCGGGCTGCGCACGCGGCCCACCACCGCACGTATCATGCGCCAGGGCCGGGCGGCGCTGGCGCAAGGGACGCGCATCGAACTGGAACTCGACGAGGCCTTCTACAGTGGGTCCGGCGTGTACCTGTTCACCGCGGTGCTCAACGAGTTTTTTGCACAGTGCTGCACCGTCAACAGCTTTACCGAGCTGTGCGTCCGGGTCCGGCAGCGTCCAGGGAGGGAGATCCAATGGCCACCGCGCAGCGGCAGCCAGCCACTGGTCTAG
- the tssE gene encoding type VI secretion system baseplate subunit TssE, with protein sequence MASVPRRDRERGGEPVVPSLLDRLIDDAPDRPADRTAPTVRDVRASVRRDLENLLNTRMVRREGVDAHEQLRQSILTYGLPDFSAIQLGVAEHKESLRQAVQTTIERFEPRLRRVSVQLLDIGDDRERVLHLRISAVLMMEPEPVPLHLDSRIHAADRMLRLRERHHG encoded by the coding sequence ATGGCTAGTGTGCCACGTCGTGACAGGGAGCGCGGCGGTGAGCCGGTGGTGCCCTCGCTGCTGGATCGTCTCATCGACGATGCGCCGGACCGGCCCGCCGACCGAACGGCGCCCACGGTGCGCGACGTGCGCGCCAGCGTGCGACGCGATCTGGAAAACCTCCTGAATACCCGCATGGTCCGCCGGGAGGGCGTGGACGCCCACGAGCAGCTCCGGCAGTCGATCCTCACCTACGGGTTGCCGGACTTCAGCGCCATTCAGCTCGGCGTCGCCGAGCACAAGGAGAGCCTGCGCCAGGCCGTGCAGACCACCATCGAGCGTTTCGAGCCCCGGCTGAGGCGGGTGTCGGTCCAGCTGCTCGATATCGGCGACGACCGCGAACGGGTCCTGCATCTGCGTATCTCCGCCGTGCTGATGATGGAACCCGAGCCCGTACCGCTGCACCTGGACTCCCGCATTCACGCGGCCGACCGCATGCTCAGGCTCAGGGAGCGCCACCATGGATGA
- a CDS encoding type VI secretion system accessory protein TagJ — protein MATAEQCLQAGDLDQALAIVADGLKRAPTDTAQRAFYAELLCIHGDYERADRQLETVKNLNARTATTVGTWRHLARAAQARRDTFATGRVPEFIETPSAQLTARLHLLVERLESDRGAQTDPGAVEQERVACPALVDGTPVDDVRDLDDLCAGVLEVLASNGKYFWVDMSTVASLEIHPPERLLDLAWRRADLVLAGGTEGEVFIPAIYPEPTDDPALLLGRRTEWVADGSLVRGVGRRSWLVGDDALAMGEFRQLEAAQTGAAAEGGVGHG, from the coding sequence ATGGCCACCGCTGAGCAATGCCTGCAGGCAGGGGATCTGGACCAGGCCCTGGCCATCGTGGCCGACGGGCTGAAGCGGGCGCCGACGGATACCGCGCAACGCGCGTTCTACGCGGAGCTTCTCTGCATTCACGGCGACTATGAGCGCGCCGACCGGCAACTGGAGACGGTGAAGAACCTGAACGCCCGAACCGCCACAACGGTGGGGACCTGGCGCCACCTGGCACGCGCCGCCCAGGCACGCCGGGATACCTTCGCCACGGGACGGGTTCCGGAGTTTATCGAAACGCCCTCGGCGCAGCTCACGGCGCGGTTGCACCTGCTGGTGGAGCGACTGGAATCCGACCGCGGTGCGCAGACTGACCCGGGCGCCGTGGAACAGGAGCGTGTCGCTTGTCCGGCACTGGTTGACGGCACGCCGGTGGATGATGTCCGTGATCTGGACGACCTCTGCGCCGGGGTGCTGGAGGTGCTCGCGAGTAACGGCAAGTATTTCTGGGTGGATATGAGCACGGTTGCATCCCTGGAGATCCATCCACCGGAACGGCTCCTGGATCTCGCCTGGCGCCGGGCGGATCTGGTGCTTGCCGGAGGCACGGAAGGCGAGGTGTTCATCCCGGCCATCTACCCGGAACCCACCGATGACCCGGCACTGCTTCTGGGGCGGCGCACGGAGTGGGTCGCTGACGGTTCTCTGGTGCGTGGCGTGGGCCGGCGCAGCTGGCTTGTCGGAGATGACGCGCTGGCCATGGGTGAATTCCGGCAGTTGGAGGCCGCTCAGACTGGCGCGGCCGCTGAAGGAGGCGTCGGGCATGGCTAG